A region of Spiroplasma endosymbiont of Crioceris asparagi DNA encodes the following proteins:
- the thiI gene encoding tRNA uracil 4-sulfurtransferase ThiI, translating to MKTILIRYGELTLKGNNRDIFIDQLIKNIKFKLKPYKESLTYIKDHNSLELEMIDESKIEVICNIVKNIFGIYSYSIAEKISYSNTEKIIDTVVESAKIIKNRTFKVNVVRKDKTFPIKSDEFKLDLAKNILQKYDNLKVDVKNPEVEIQVLIKQKKAYVFSEKHDCVKGLPVGTGGKAISLISGGIDSPVASFLSLKRGLQVDFLHFMTPPHTTKEAVDKVFDLIKAIAKYNTNNSSFYLCDFSTILKELMHIKDESYRITIMRRVFLIIANKLSEKIGASAIITGDSLGQVASQTIESMSVISEVSEKIILRPLITFDKEEIIKIAKQINTYETSILPFDDVCSMYVPKKPVIKPKLKQALIQEEGLIIEEMVEYVINNCITRYYLKDGEWNEEKKI from the coding sequence ATGAAAACAATTTTAATTAGATATGGAGAATTAACTTTAAAAGGGAATAACAGAGACATTTTTATTGATCAACTTATTAAAAATATAAAGTTTAAACTAAAACCTTATAAAGAATCATTAACTTATATAAAAGATCACAACAGTTTAGAACTTGAAATGATTGATGAATCTAAAATTGAAGTAATTTGTAACATTGTTAAAAATATTTTTGGAATCTATTCTTATTCAATTGCAGAAAAAATTAGTTATTCTAATACTGAAAAAATTATTGATACTGTAGTTGAAAGTGCAAAAATAATTAAAAACAGAACCTTTAAAGTTAATGTTGTTAGAAAAGATAAAACATTTCCTATAAAATCAGACGAATTTAAATTGGACTTAGCAAAAAACATTTTACAAAAATATGATAATTTAAAGGTAGATGTTAAAAATCCAGAAGTTGAAATTCAAGTTTTAATTAAACAAAAAAAAGCTTATGTCTTTAGTGAAAAACATGATTGTGTAAAAGGTTTACCAGTTGGAACCGGTGGTAAAGCTATCTCTTTAATAAGCGGGGGTATTGATTCGCCGGTAGCAAGTTTTCTATCATTAAAAAGAGGACTACAAGTGGATTTCTTACATTTTATGACACCACCTCACACAACTAAAGAAGCAGTTGATAAGGTATTTGATTTAATTAAAGCAATTGCAAAATACAACACTAATAATTCAAGTTTTTATTTATGTGACTTTTCAACTATTTTAAAAGAATTAATGCACATAAAAGATGAATCATATCGTATAACAATTATGAGGAGAGTTTTTTTAATTATTGCAAATAAACTAAGTGAAAAAATTGGAGCATCAGCAATAATTACAGGTGATTCACTTGGTCAAGTTGCTAGTCAAACAATTGAATCAATGAGTGTTATTAGTGAAGTTTCTGAAAAAATAATTCTTAGACCATTGATTACTTTTGACAAAGAGGAAATAATTAAGATAGCTAAACAAATTAATACATATGAAACTTCAATATTACCATTTGATGATGTGTGTTCAATGTATGTTCCTAAAAAACCGGTAATTAAACCAAAATTAAAACAAGCATTAATACAAGAAGAAGGTTTAATAATTGAAGAAATGGTGGAATATGTAATTAACAATTGTATTACTCGATATTATTTAAAAGATGGTGAATGAAATGAAGAAAAGAAAATCTAA